Proteins encoded within one genomic window of Romeriopsis navalis LEGE 11480:
- a CDS encoding PAAR domain-containing protein: protein MSRAAARITDPVAHALPPGLTGGPGSPNVVIGGLPAWRGMPLAGAAGLLAAKKLSDTAITAAEAAVVASAGTPGLPAAKAAEETVKTAQAISMGNAVMAAAGGADIHNCAVPLPIPPHGPGVVVDGSATVLINGLPAGRQGDTIVEALGPPNKIVMGCPTVLVGG from the coding sequence ATGAGTCGAGCAGCGGCACGGATTACGGACCCGGTGGCCCATGCGTTGCCGCCGGGGTTGACGGGGGGACCGGGTAGTCCAAATGTGGTGATTGGTGGGCTACCGGCTTGGCGGGGGATGCCGTTGGCGGGTGCGGCGGGGTTGTTGGCGGCGAAGAAGTTGTCGGATACGGCGATCACTGCGGCTGAGGCGGCGGTGGTGGCGAGTGCGGGGACGCCGGGATTGCCAGCGGCAAAGGCGGCTGAGGAAACGGTGAAGACGGCGCAGGCGATCAGTATGGGGAATGCGGTGATGGCGGCGGCTGGGGGGGCGGATATTCATAACTGTGCGGTGCCGCTGCCGATCCCACCCCATGGTCCTGGGGTGGTGGTGGATGGGAGTGCGACGGTGTTGATTAATGGCTTACCGGCTGGTCGGCAAGGGGATACGATCGTGGAGGCGTTGGGGCCGCCAAACAAGATTGTGATGGGTTGTCCGACGGTGTTGGTGGGGGGCTGA